Proteins from a genomic interval of Geodermatophilus obscurus DSM 43160:
- the mgrA gene encoding L-glyceraldehyde 3-phosphate reductase produces the protein MAYTAAQDRYDSMTYRRTGRSGLDLPAVSLGLWHNFGDDVPFDRQRAILRRAFDLGVTHFDLANNYGPPYGSAEVNFGRHLADDFRPYRDELVISTKAGYDMWPGPYGQGGGGRKYVLSSLDQSLARMGLEYVDVFYSHRPDPTTPLEETMGALHSAVRAGKALYVGISSYSPEDTAKAAEILADLGAPLLIHQPSYSMLNRWIETEGLLDTLEDVGAGCIAFSPLAQGMLTSKYLDGVPEGSRASQGKSLSADLLTEEALGHVRALNDIAGKRGQSLAQMALAWALRDPRVTSVLAGASSVGQLEQNVGALERLDFSDDELAAIEQHAVDSGIDLWEAPRTA, from the coding sequence ATGGCCTACACCGCAGCGCAGGACCGCTACGACTCGATGACCTACCGGCGCACCGGCCGCAGCGGCCTGGACCTCCCGGCGGTCAGCCTGGGTCTGTGGCACAACTTTGGTGACGACGTCCCGTTCGACCGGCAGCGCGCCATCCTGCGCCGCGCCTTCGACCTCGGCGTCACCCACTTCGACCTGGCCAACAACTACGGACCCCCGTACGGCAGCGCCGAGGTCAACTTCGGCCGGCACCTCGCCGACGACTTCCGCCCCTACCGCGACGAGCTGGTCATCTCCACCAAGGCCGGTTACGACATGTGGCCCGGCCCGTACGGCCAGGGCGGCGGCGGGCGCAAGTACGTGCTGTCCAGCCTCGACCAGTCGCTGGCCCGGATGGGCCTGGAGTACGTCGACGTCTTCTACTCCCACCGGCCCGACCCGACCACGCCGCTCGAGGAGACGATGGGCGCCCTGCACAGCGCCGTCCGGGCCGGCAAGGCGCTCTACGTCGGCATCTCGTCGTACTCGCCCGAGGACACCGCCAAGGCGGCGGAGATCCTCGCCGACCTGGGGGCGCCGCTGCTGATCCACCAGCCGTCGTACTCGATGCTCAACCGCTGGATCGAGACCGAGGGGCTGCTCGACACGCTGGAGGACGTGGGCGCCGGCTGCATCGCCTTTTCCCCGCTGGCCCAGGGGATGCTCACCAGCAAGTACCTGGACGGCGTCCCGGAGGGCTCGCGCGCCAGCCAGGGCAAGTCGCTGTCGGCCGACCTGCTCACCGAGGAGGCCCTCGGGCACGTCCGCGCGCTCAACGACATCGCCGGGAAGCGCGGGCAGAGCCTGGCCCAGATGGCGCTGGCCTGGGCGCTGCGCGACCCGCGGGTGACCAGCGTGCTCGCCGGCGCCAGCAGCGTCGGCCAGCTGGAGCAGAACGTCGGTGCGCTGGAGCGGCTGGACTTCTCCGACGACGAGCTGGCCGCGATCGAGCAGCACGCCGTCGACTCCGGCATCGACCTCTGGGAGGCCCCGCGGACGGCCTGA
- a CDS encoding FAD-dependent oxidoreductase: MATIVVCGGGVVGLCAGLMLAEDGHEVTVLEPDPADPPGTSRQAWDGWRRAGVAQFRQPHTLLPRFRQVVDRELPGLTERLADGGCVRVDYLESLPPSIADRAPRPGDDRFRFVTGRRPVTEAVVAAAAEEHPRLSVRRGVRVAGLVPGPSALPGVPHVAGVRTVTGEEVAADLVVDATGRRSPSADWLAELDARPARVESSTSGFVYYTRYSTGPEQPRRIGPQLAPVGSISLITLGGDNDTWSVTVFGPARDAPLKALREAEVFDRVVAACPRHAHWLDGRPITGVLAMAGALDRYRRLVVDGVPVVTGFVAAGDAWACTNPSAGRGISVGALHAQLLRAAVRSSLDDPGELARVFDEATEREVTSFHRGQLAADRARITEMDALRAGREPPPPDPVRAGLLAAAVAERLAAHAGEPPPGTPGPDRRQLLDLLAG, translated from the coding sequence ATGGCGACGATCGTGGTGTGCGGCGGCGGGGTGGTCGGCCTGTGCGCGGGGCTGATGCTGGCCGAGGACGGGCACGAGGTCACCGTCCTGGAACCCGACCCGGCCGACCCTCCCGGGACGTCCCGCCAGGCGTGGGACGGCTGGCGGCGCGCCGGCGTGGCCCAGTTCCGCCAGCCGCACACCCTCCTCCCCCGCTTCCGTCAGGTAGTCGACCGGGAGCTGCCCGGGCTGACCGAGCGGCTCGCCGATGGCGGGTGCGTCCGGGTCGACTACCTCGAGTCCCTGCCGCCGTCGATCGCAGACCGCGCGCCCCGGCCGGGCGACGACCGCTTCCGCTTCGTCACCGGGCGTCGTCCGGTCACCGAGGCGGTCGTGGCGGCCGCCGCGGAGGAGCACCCGCGGCTCTCGGTCCGCCGCGGGGTGCGGGTCGCGGGGCTCGTACCCGGCCCCTCGGCGCTGCCCGGCGTCCCGCACGTCGCGGGGGTGCGCACCGTCACCGGCGAGGAGGTCGCCGCCGACCTGGTCGTCGACGCGACGGGACGCCGGTCGCCGAGCGCGGACTGGCTGGCCGAGCTGGACGCCCGCCCCGCCCGGGTGGAGAGCTCGACCAGCGGCTTCGTCTACTACACCCGTTACTCCACCGGCCCCGAGCAGCCGCGGCGGATCGGTCCGCAGCTGGCGCCCGTGGGCAGCATCTCGCTGATCACGCTGGGCGGGGACAACGACACCTGGTCGGTGACCGTCTTCGGGCCGGCTCGCGACGCCCCGCTCAAGGCGCTGCGCGAGGCGGAGGTGTTCGACCGGGTCGTGGCCGCCTGCCCGCGGCATGCGCACTGGCTGGACGGCCGGCCGATCACCGGTGTGCTCGCGATGGCCGGGGCGCTGGACCGCTACCGGCGCCTGGTGGTGGACGGCGTCCCCGTGGTGACCGGCTTCGTCGCGGCGGGCGACGCCTGGGCGTGCACCAACCCCTCGGCCGGGCGCGGCATCTCGGTCGGGGCGCTGCACGCGCAGCTGCTGCGGGCCGCGGTGCGCTCGTCGCTCGACGACCCGGGTGAGCTGGCACGGGTCTTCGACGAGGCCACCGAGCGGGAGGTCACGTCGTTCCACCGCGGCCAGCTGGCCGCCGACCGGGCGCGGATCACGGAGATGGACGCCCTCCGTGCCGGCCGCGAGCCCCCGCCGCCCGACCCGGTGCGCGCCGGGCTGCTGGCCGCCGCGGTGGCCGAGCGGCTGGCGGCCCACGCCGGCGAGCCACCGCCGGGAACGCCCGGCCCGGACCGGAGGCAGCTGTTGGACCTGCTCGCCGGCTGA
- a CDS encoding helix-turn-helix transcriptional regulator, with the protein MTDPGARTLRLLSLLQQRRYWAGADLADRLGVSVRTLRRDVDRLRELGYPVEAQRGVDGGYQLAPGAALPPLVLDDEEAVALTVGLQTAAQSAVAGTAESSVRALAKVVQVMPARLRRRVEALRAVTDPAPWAAPRQLVDPEALAVVAQACRDRERLHFAYTAADATPSDRRVEPHRLVTLGRRWYLVGYDLDRGDWRSFRLDRLARPQPTGARFAPRRLPAEDAVAFVRAGTAALSTPTAVEFLVDAPADRVRARIGRWARVEEDGPGRSRVHMEADGLDWPAFAIGTLGVEVTVVSPPELLYLLHEWGHRFSRAGSVVPPDEHGDRPTEGRSP; encoded by the coding sequence ATGACCGATCCGGGCGCCCGCACCCTCCGGCTGCTCTCGTTGCTGCAGCAGCGCCGCTACTGGGCCGGCGCCGACCTCGCCGACCGGCTCGGCGTCTCGGTGCGCACGCTGCGCCGGGACGTCGACCGGCTGCGCGAGCTCGGCTATCCGGTGGAGGCGCAGCGCGGCGTCGACGGCGGCTACCAACTGGCCCCCGGCGCCGCGCTCCCGCCGCTGGTCCTCGACGACGAGGAGGCGGTGGCCCTGACCGTCGGCCTGCAGACCGCCGCGCAGAGCGCCGTCGCCGGGACGGCGGAGTCGTCGGTGCGGGCGCTGGCCAAGGTCGTGCAGGTGATGCCCGCGCGGCTGCGGCGCCGGGTCGAGGCGCTGCGCGCGGTGACCGACCCCGCGCCCTGGGCCGCCCCTCGGCAGCTCGTCGACCCGGAGGCGCTGGCCGTCGTGGCCCAGGCCTGCCGCGACCGCGAACGACTGCACTTCGCCTACACCGCCGCCGACGCCACCCCGTCGGACCGGAGGGTCGAGCCGCACCGGCTGGTCACCCTCGGTCGGCGCTGGTACCTGGTCGGCTACGACCTCGACCGCGGCGACTGGCGCAGCTTCCGCCTCGACCGGTTGGCCCGGCCGCAGCCGACCGGGGCGCGGTTCGCACCGCGGCGGCTGCCGGCGGAGGACGCCGTCGCGTTCGTCCGGGCCGGGACGGCGGCGCTGAGCACCCCCACCGCCGTCGAGTTCCTCGTCGACGCCCCCGCCGACCGGGTGCGGGCGCGGATCGGGCGGTGGGCGCGCGTCGAGGAGGACGGCCCAGGCCGCAGCAGGGTGCACATGGAGGCCGACGGCCTGGACTGGCCGGCGTTCGCCATCGGCACCCTGGGCGTCGAGGTCACCGTCGTCTCACCGCCGGAGTTGCTGTATCTGCTGCACGAGTGGGGGCATCGGTTCAGCAGGGCCGGTTCCGTCGTACCCCCGGACGAGCATGGGGACCGTCCCACCGAGGGGAGGTCGCCATGA
- a CDS encoding MFS transporter, protein MVRPTSTAVSTERARVAVAVAFVVNGFAFASWISRVPAARDALGLSSAGLGLLLLCLAVGSVVALPLTGPVVHRTGPARGVLGGATLVLAGLLLLALGVSAGQVVAAGAGLTLVGMGVGGWDVAMNIEGAAVEQRLGRVLMPRLHAGFSLGTVAGALLGAGAAALGFPLPAQLVLTAVLALAAVAVATRSFLPVEPAAEDAHRGGSGVGRAWREPRTLLVGVLTLAFAFTEGSANDWLAVALVDGHGIAESTAAVGFAVFVAAMTAFRMVGGALLDRFGRVAVLRAGGVTALLGLLLFVTAPGLPFALTGAVLWGAGAALGFPVGMSAAADDPARAAARVSVVSSIAYTAFLAGPPLIGFVAEVTGVLQALLVVLVVLAVGLLAAGATRPLRPAAAG, encoded by the coding sequence ATGGTGCGCCCGACCTCGACCGCCGTTTCCACCGAGCGGGCGCGCGTCGCCGTCGCCGTGGCCTTCGTGGTCAACGGGTTCGCCTTCGCGTCGTGGATCTCCCGGGTCCCGGCCGCCCGCGACGCCCTCGGGCTGTCGTCGGCCGGGCTCGGCCTGCTCCTGCTCTGCCTGGCCGTCGGCTCGGTGGTCGCGCTGCCGCTGACCGGGCCGGTGGTGCACCGCACCGGCCCGGCCCGCGGCGTGCTCGGTGGAGCGACGCTGGTGCTGGCGGGGCTGCTCCTGCTGGCCCTCGGCGTGAGCGCCGGTCAGGTCGTCGCGGCCGGAGCGGGGCTGACCCTCGTGGGCATGGGCGTCGGCGGCTGGGACGTCGCGATGAACATCGAGGGTGCGGCGGTGGAGCAGCGGCTGGGTCGGGTCCTGATGCCACGGCTGCACGCCGGCTTCAGCCTCGGCACGGTTGCGGGCGCGCTGCTGGGGGCCGGCGCCGCCGCGCTGGGCTTCCCGCTGCCGGCCCAGCTGGTGCTGACGGCGGTCCTCGCGTTGGCCGCGGTCGCGGTCGCCACTCGCTCGTTCCTACCCGTCGAGCCGGCCGCGGAGGACGCGCACCGGGGCGGGTCCGGCGTCGGGCGGGCCTGGCGGGAGCCGCGCACGCTGCTGGTCGGCGTCCTCACCCTCGCGTTCGCCTTCACCGAGGGCAGCGCCAACGACTGGCTGGCGGTCGCCCTCGTCGACGGGCACGGCATCGCCGAGTCGACCGCCGCCGTGGGCTTCGCCGTCTTCGTCGCCGCGATGACCGCCTTCCGGATGGTCGGCGGCGCCCTGCTGGACCGGTTCGGGCGGGTGGCCGTCCTGCGCGCGGGCGGGGTCACCGCGCTGCTCGGGCTGCTGCTGTTCGTCACCGCTCCCGGGCTGCCGTTCGCCCTCACCGGGGCGGTGCTGTGGGGCGCCGGCGCCGCGCTCGGCTTCCCGGTCGGCATGAGCGCGGCCGCCGACGACCCGGCGCGGGCCGCCGCCCGGGTGTCGGTGGTCAGCTCGATCGCCTACACCGCGTTCCTCGCCGGGCCGCCGTTGATCGGGTTCGTCGCGGAGGTGACCGGTGTGCTGCAGGCGCTGCTCGTGGTGCTCGTCGTCCTCGCTGTCGGGCTGCTCGCCGCCGGGGCCACCCGGCCGCTGCGTCCCGCCGCGGCCGGGTAG
- a CDS encoding CAP domain-containing protein, whose protein sequence is MTAGRRSALVTVAALLTVLLGGCVAVEVPVSGPAPGPDAPTSTPPPAEASAAEQEMARDVLDRVNDERAERGLAPVEWDEELAAVARSWSAEMARTEQLRHQDMGALLAREELSDLQGIGENVFQSTGPVPAGTMHAGWMRSDDHRVNVVNPGWDRLGVGVHCAEDGSVWATQQFGRTTGSDLPAIATTTPPPEPLVHPEDDGPGCG, encoded by the coding sequence ATGACAGCCGGCCGCCGTTCCGCACTCGTGACCGTCGCGGCGCTGCTCACGGTGCTGCTCGGTGGGTGCGTGGCGGTGGAGGTCCCGGTGTCCGGACCGGCCCCCGGGCCAGACGCGCCGACCTCCACCCCGCCGCCCGCGGAGGCCTCCGCCGCGGAGCAGGAGATGGCGCGGGACGTCCTCGACCGGGTCAACGACGAGCGCGCCGAACGCGGGCTGGCACCAGTGGAGTGGGACGAGGAGCTCGCGGCGGTGGCCCGCAGCTGGAGCGCCGAGATGGCGCGCACCGAGCAGCTGAGGCACCAGGACATGGGTGCGCTGCTCGCGCGGGAGGAGCTCTCCGACCTGCAGGGGATCGGCGAGAACGTCTTCCAGTCGACCGGTCCGGTCCCGGCGGGCACCATGCACGCGGGCTGGATGCGCTCCGACGACCACCGGGTCAACGTGGTCAACCCGGGCTGGGACCGGTTGGGCGTCGGCGTGCACTGCGCGGAGGACGGGTCGGTGTGGGCCACCCAGCAGTTCGGGCGGACGACGGGCTCCGACCTGCCTGCCATCGCCACCACGACGCCGCCACCAGAGCCCCTCGTCCACCCCGAGGACGACGGACCCGGCTGTGGCTGA
- a CDS encoding SRPBCC family protein, whose amino-acid sequence MAAVTTTRVSRHVDAPRAAVYRALLDPAAVARWKVPEGMTCAVHEFDAREGGTLRVSLTYDEPGPQGKTTAHTDTYRGRFVRLVPDELVVEVDVFETADPTLGGEMTSTITLADGGDGGTELTAVHDGVPDGVAPADNELGWRMALDRLAALVERGT is encoded by the coding sequence ATGGCGGCCGTGACCACCACCCGGGTGAGCCGGCACGTCGACGCGCCGCGCGCCGCCGTCTACCGCGCCCTGCTCGACCCGGCCGCCGTCGCCCGGTGGAAGGTGCCCGAGGGCATGACGTGCGCCGTGCACGAGTTCGACGCCCGCGAGGGCGGCACGCTGCGCGTCTCGCTCACCTATGACGAGCCGGGACCGCAGGGGAAGACGACCGCGCACACCGACACCTATCGCGGCCGCTTCGTCCGCCTGGTGCCCGACGAGCTGGTCGTGGAGGTCGACGTCTTCGAGACCGCCGACCCGACGCTCGGGGGCGAGATGACCAGCACCATCACCCTGGCCGACGGCGGCGACGGCGGCACCGAGCTGACCGCGGTGCACGACGGCGTGCCCGACGGCGTCGCACCCGCGGACAACGAGCTCGGCTGGCGGATGGCGCTGGACCGGCTGGCGGCCCTGGTCGAGCGCGGGACCTGA
- a CDS encoding ATP-dependent Clp protease proteolytic subunit, protein MDVPTPTSAHTPYLQAGNGHASLHDAVFHCLLRERIVSLGSQVDDDIANQICAQMLLSADDPHRDVHLYINSPGGSVGRGRTRVQSRCCRRPRSRSALAAPWSGSPGRRRGSPGGGPSNRSGTVGYRP, encoded by the coding sequence GTGGACGTTCCCACACCCACCAGCGCGCACACCCCGTACCTGCAGGCAGGGAACGGGCACGCGTCACTGCACGACGCCGTCTTCCACTGCCTGCTGCGGGAACGCATCGTGTCCCTGGGCAGCCAGGTCGACGACGACATCGCCAACCAGATCTGCGCGCAGATGCTGCTCTCGGCCGACGACCCGCACCGGGACGTCCACCTGTACATCAACTCGCCGGGCGGCTCGGTCGGCCGTGGCCGGACCCGTGTGCAGTCCAGGTGCTGCCGCCGCCCGCGCAGCCGCTCGGCGCTCGCCGCCCCGTGGTCGGGATCGCCCGGCCGGAGGAGGGGCTCCCCGGGGGGAGGGCCGTCCAACCGTTCCGGGACAGTGGGGTACCGCCCGTGA
- a CDS encoding GGDEF domain-containing protein, with protein MHTLRPGGFALLALLYAVSAVLCAVGALVPVSDRSPVALLWGLAALTAAGSVVLWLGRDRLGPWALHAAVLVASAALGLLTWRAATAVGIVGLGPAMVSVGVFSGHFFSRRAARVHVGVLLVLTTAGAVAAAPTGYLPLWLTTVVTVVVLTEVQLRISGDLRRAAATDPLTGLANRRAWQAAADRGLAHAQRGDEPFTVVLIDLDDFKAVNDQAGHRAGDALLQELATAWSARLRLSDLLGRYGGDEFVLSLPATDAARVEDLLARLRAAHPAPWSAGTATARPGDTLAELLVRADTDLYRNKRRKRGG; from the coding sequence ATGCACACGCTGCGGCCAGGTGGCTTCGCGCTGCTCGCACTGCTGTACGCGGTGAGCGCGGTGCTGTGCGCCGTGGGGGCGCTGGTGCCGGTGTCCGACCGGTCGCCGGTCGCGCTGCTGTGGGGCCTGGCCGCGCTGACCGCCGCCGGGTCGGTCGTGCTCTGGCTGGGTCGCGACCGGCTGGGGCCGTGGGCGCTGCACGCAGCGGTCCTGGTGGCCTCCGCGGCACTGGGCCTGCTCACCTGGCGCGCGGCGACCGCGGTGGGGATCGTCGGGCTGGGGCCGGCGATGGTGTCGGTCGGCGTCTTCAGCGGGCACTTCTTCTCCCGCCGGGCGGCGCGGGTCCACGTCGGGGTGCTGCTCGTGCTCACCACGGCCGGTGCCGTCGCCGCGGCGCCCACCGGGTACCTGCCCCTGTGGCTGACCACGGTGGTCACCGTCGTCGTCCTCACCGAGGTGCAGTTGCGCATCTCCGGTGACCTGCGCCGCGCCGCGGCCACCGACCCGCTGACCGGGCTGGCCAACCGGCGCGCCTGGCAGGCGGCGGCCGACCGCGGCCTGGCGCACGCGCAGCGCGGCGACGAACCGTTCACGGTGGTGCTCATCGACCTCGACGACTTCAAGGCCGTCAACGACCAGGCGGGTCACCGCGCCGGCGACGCCCTGCTGCAGGAACTGGCCACCGCGTGGAGCGCGCGGCTGCGGCTGTCGGACCTGCTGGGCCGCTACGGCGGCGACGAGTTCGTGCTCAGCCTGCCCGCCACCGACGCCGCCCGCGTCGAGGACCTGCTGGCCCGGCTGCGGGCGGCCCACCCGGCGCCCTGGTCGGCGGGGACGGCGACCGCCCGGCCCGGCGACACCCTCGCCGAGCTGCTCGTGCGCGCCGACACCGACCTCTACCGCAACAAGCGCCGCAAGCGCGGCGGCTGA
- a CDS encoding SDR family oxidoreductase, translated as MTDPARRVAIITGSESGIGRATAVALAGQGCDVGITWYRQREAAEATAEEVRGVGRRAEVRHVDLTRLPEAADVVDELAEALGGVDVLVNDAGTGHMSTVLETDFATWREVLATDLDAAFLCLQRAARRMVAAGRGGRIVNITSVHEHQPRVGAAAYCAAKGGLGLLTRVAAIELAEHGITVNAVAPGEIATPMTGQEDEDPAAPGHERPGVPLRRPGDAREVAAVVAFLASPEAGYVTGSSYAVDGGMLQMGPMAGSHLTSDDWRRP; from the coding sequence ATGACAGACCCCGCACGCCGCGTCGCCATCATCACCGGCTCCGAGTCGGGCATCGGCCGGGCCACCGCCGTCGCGCTGGCCGGGCAGGGCTGCGACGTCGGCATCACCTGGTACCGGCAGCGCGAGGCCGCGGAGGCCACCGCCGAGGAGGTGCGCGGGGTGGGGCGCCGCGCCGAGGTCCGGCACGTCGACCTGACGCGGCTGCCCGAGGCCGCCGACGTCGTCGACGAGCTGGCCGAGGCCCTCGGCGGGGTCGACGTCCTGGTCAACGACGCCGGCACCGGGCACATGTCGACGGTCCTCGAGACGGACTTCGCCACCTGGCGGGAGGTGCTGGCCACCGACCTCGACGCCGCGTTCCTGTGCCTGCAGCGGGCCGCCCGGCGGATGGTCGCCGCCGGCCGCGGCGGGCGGATCGTCAACATCACCAGCGTGCACGAGCACCAGCCGCGGGTCGGTGCCGCCGCCTACTGCGCGGCCAAGGGCGGCCTGGGCCTGCTCACCCGGGTCGCCGCGATCGAGCTGGCCGAGCACGGCATCACGGTCAACGCCGTCGCGCCCGGCGAGATCGCCACCCCGATGACCGGCCAGGAGGACGAGGACCCGGCCGCTCCCGGGCACGAGCGGCCCGGCGTCCCGCTGCGCCGTCCCGGGGACGCCCGCGAGGTGGCCGCCGTGGTCGCCTTCCTCGCCTCCCCGGAGGCCGGCTACGTGACCGGGTCCTCTTACGCCGTCGACGGCGGGATGCTGCAGATGGGCCCGATGGCCGGGTCCCACCTGACCTCCGACGACTGGCGGCGTCCCTGA
- a CDS encoding DinB family protein, with protein sequence MDTTTLTGERADLLEALAAHRHFLRYTVQGLTEEQARLQPTASELTLGGLVKHVASQEAGWVDFVLNGPGAMASATDPEQMARWAEEFRLGPDETLDGVLASYEEVARRTDDVVRTLPDLDASHPLPEAPWFEPGAHRSARRVFLHVIAETAQHAGHADILRETIDGQKSMG encoded by the coding sequence ATGGACACGACGACCCTCACCGGCGAGCGGGCCGACCTGCTGGAGGCGCTGGCCGCGCACCGGCACTTCCTCCGCTACACCGTCCAGGGCCTCACCGAGGAGCAGGCCCGGCTGCAGCCGACGGCCAGCGAGCTGACCCTCGGCGGGCTGGTCAAGCACGTCGCCTCCCAGGAGGCCGGCTGGGTGGACTTCGTCCTGAACGGCCCGGGCGCCATGGCCTCGGCCACCGACCCGGAGCAGATGGCGAGGTGGGCCGAGGAGTTCCGGCTGGGCCCCGACGAGACGCTGGACGGCGTGCTGGCCTCCTACGAGGAGGTCGCTCGGCGCACCGACGACGTGGTGCGCACCCTCCCCGACCTCGACGCGTCGCACCCGCTGCCGGAGGCGCCGTGGTTCGAGCCGGGCGCGCACCGCTCGGCCCGCCGGGTGTTCCTGCACGTCATCGCCGAGACCGCCCAGCACGCCGGTCACGCCGACATCCTGCGGGAGACCATCGACGGCCAGAAGTCGATGGGCTGA